A stretch of DNA from Cryptomeria japonica chromosome 4, Sugi_1.0, whole genome shotgun sequence:
cattttggcatattgttctttcatagtgtatgcaaaacgagatgattgctctcgaagatgagtttcgtctaatattccatttatagttactccattaaattctctggatatgaaaaattgttttaccaaagtcgGTAGCTTACATAAAAAAtgagatgcactgttgaggctccaataatgaggaaacacaatagacatggcttcgagtaggtttttaggagggaatctgcttctaatttgtaaGGAAAGATCATATACAATTTTCTTCACataagtagttacagtctcaacaatcttgtcgaaatcttcctttgtaactcttgctagtttcttcctggggtcctttcctggttcctcgaggtcgaccatggcatagaagtgcattgatATCTCAACTCCTCGTagattggcacatacctccccgtctgcaccgatttgtaaaaagttatcaggattgttcaaatctgtgagtgtccgccacttaacaaatttttcatcagatagtgttggttgatttcgatagagattgtcgagggtcatgcatgtcatcttacgcagcgtagcatattttgcaatatacagagctctttttttggtagcctttatatattcctcatttcctctagcatgggcagaagagctgctaaagttaagagtgtctctaaattacttaacctaccaagaagtttaggaaattttggttgaCCTGATTcatcgtgagttgtgtgaaatagtccaatcaaggatggatattctaaaaacactcgatgcactggaccatccaaagagatccatctggtatcattatccttgagaagcttgttcccattagttaatccatcagcaaagtgttgaaattccataaattgcttgggacttcaacagaagtgtgagtagagctctctgattaaaatttcaatttttttaaccgaagcaaacttgctcacaattccaaaagctagattcattctgtgagccatgcagtaaattacagtaatgtatggtgcaaatgaagtttcaatctttgtataaagaccgttcctgtgaccttgcattactgaagctccatctgctccaacacaaaccaattttttggctaccgtcatctcatccatacctccatattcaattaaacttctctttaataGCTGAAATAAATTTTCTGCtttcacactctccttcattttagcaacaaatagtagatgaggttggcgggtatgattctctacagtataaacatgcatacatacccatgaagtattgtctactgccataacttcgtctaaagaaaatacaattaagtttgactctcttattttttcctgtacatcttctttttcaaccttagcaagacaacttgcccattcccatccactgtttactgaccaatgtctattaggatagttaggaactttcaaaaagtgtaataaaccactaattgatgggaaatctgtcatagcataccctctgctcaaaatatgaaaaacaatgcttaactaaacaacttttcccagatgttctatttgcattgcttttccaaaaatagcttcaatagaacctttaacttcagcaggcttcatctgtaatttctcatgaaaataatactcttcagcattcctcacatgcttacattcatcctttgttttccatcttatcactgatttttcaatcctgtctatcatttgtttttcataaactttaccaatatgcttttctatggtgtcaaattttagctgcaacctaatttccttgttatgtttccaagtgaaaatcttacacctgcattctattggaggctcaccttcaattggattctccactggttcaatgaatggatactttgatgcccaattaatttgaaaattcctcactgacatatcccactcctgatccttttttgattgtggttcacccttttttgatatgcttttcttttcccctttcgtacattatcatcaatgacattatcacccaagttgattatatcattccggctaacttgggtatctaccagataatcttcttcaagatcatcctgatatgAGATATTAGGTTCATCGCCATCTTCAACATGTAGTGCAGATGGacaattttgtacttgtacttgtgatgatgtaccttcctgatttttaccagtaccacaatcttttccaatgccaaagtatgaagacaacgttcttctttttgttggcctatcttgaccttccccacattcaggtttcctacccctcttcctgttcgacatctccaacaaaataaaggttgccaaaaaaatatcaatttgctgaagaagcaataatagactataatgtataatataccacttcaaaaatatgatcgctcacctttaggctttaatctttaggtcactagcagtcaccaatacagtcaacaacaatgattttccttggtctgaaacttcgctattgatcagaattcagagcctagaacccaccagattgtgttgagatagatttgatctttgcatgtatttataccaagccttatatggcgaattccgtgggaattttatatggtatacaaatatttggcgaatctcgcgtaactataacacgacttatgtaatttttgaggcgattataggtcgtccaaatatgacttatgtaattttcgaggcaattataggtcatccaaataatagtcgaatacaatatagttggagaaagttggggtgaatggagacatgcgtcGACAAGATGTCAGGTGAATTGGGTCcacctggctaacaaatcttcacatgcctataggtgaattaaggtcatcttttaaggcaacctcgaagagtgtaggcgaaacaattagttatcgtgtgtccaccatatattgtattggcgaaatcatcgcatagaaacatttaattgcataaaacatatggtgattgggccgtgactttgacggaaattgataatgttttggcaacatggccacccctagtcggtacaaaatattcgccatttccaacatggccgacgtgaaaaattcgccattggcgaatattcaccactaaagtaatctctggtccatcttcctaaggggagaaagatggttcgatgtaagtggatcgatcgaaccaagtttgcaatgaatggtagtgtggataagtgtaaggcttgacttgttgcgaaacgcttctctcaggttccaggtgttgactatactgagacctttgcgcccgtagccaagatgaaatccattcgcttgacacttgctattgctgcagctcatagttgggttgtacattagatggatgtgaagagtggtttcttcatggggatcttaatgaggatatttatatggagcagccatagggtttcatctaggatacttccttggtttacaGACTAAGGAAatatctctatggccttaagcaggcccctagggcttggtacgctaagatggattcctttcttctctcagtagggttcaccaggtgtcatttcgatctgaatgtctacattttgtgacaggatgactctgttaggattaatgatagtcccaaagatactgagagggggggtgaatcagtatctaactagttaacaaaatatttaaccttattaagtattttgcattccaaaacagtgtaccgataaacaagaattaatgcagtaaataagaatagtaaagacaacatagaaaacacaccataacacaagatgtttaacgaggaaaccggtgtgggaaaaaccttggtgggatttgtgacccacaatattcactcactggccaatgaatggatattacttacaagagaggcctgcacatgcaggaaggccaattgcccagagctcactactcaaatacaaaaagaagtctcactgacttacaaaatggattacgagaatccaatataatgtactgctgcaatttagcatctactatgctaggttcagtaccggtttaagctcatactataaccataaacccttatacaaaatctgccttaatattcgctcatcacttctctACATCCATGTGTCCATCCTatgtcaaaatgatttacaagatctcatacatatatgagtcttattacaatatgccatgttggctttacaaaagatatttacaattaattacaataaacaaaactttgttcttgtcggctagggtgccggtgatttaccaaatgaatgctGGGTGGCTGCTTGtaggtttctatcaatgacaacaccatcatttctcactagagtgtagaatgccaacagactctcacttgatacttgtgctctatgttgatgatttgatcattatagggagcaccacatccatcattagcagggtcaaatctgctttgcatgacagatttgctatgactgacttggttCTTTTGCACtgctttctcgggatagagatttcacagtcaccttctgggattacactatcgtagcccaagtatgctcttgatctacttgcatgctttcatatggctgattgtaagcctacaccaactctctttctttcaggagtcaagatcGAGgttcaatgttcttctccaccagttggtgccacattgtatcatcagcttgtgggtagtctcatctacttgactcacacatgccctgatatttcatttgcggttggcatggtttcccacttcatgcaggaaccacatgagcttcattggaaagccgccaaatgcatccttcattacatccagggtacacatcactatgggattcactatgcagcaggcacaagagttcacttggttggttacatagactctgattgggctggcaatcttgatgattgtaagtctattgcaggttatagttttcaccttggttcaagccccatttgttggcagagcaagaagcaacatgctattgctctctcttcgactgaggctgagtatcaaggagcTATTAACACAACGAATGAGACCATTTGACtttagcagattctcatagagtttgggttcaccactttacgaccgacagttctacattatgacaatcagagtgctattgcaatcttgaagaactcgGTCCAACACCAGTGGACcgaacacatcgagattcatatgcactatatccgagagttgatagcggagcaggttgcagacattttcaccaaacctttcactgagagtaagttccagtagttgtgagctttcttgggggtgcgggatgtgtcattagggggggtcagctgacttctccttcctctcttatggggggactttttcgtctttgaggttttgtccttcttcttgtgagtcttttgtacattcatctctcttttgggggggaggtttttcccactgggttttatccctttctccatttgtgatagattgcattgcatatttttgtttgcattttcattttgtacatgggtacctatcacggtgtagtagctgggacccatcttgcattgttgatttgagtcttcattcccctaagttgcacttaaggggggttgttggtgtaaataaatattcatcatggatattattacactttacttaagttaacttaggataatgcatctcttcgtagtttggatttgagacacttagggaagtgcacgcacatagggatatagcttgtaggcgaattccaccttttgtggtcttattttgctgttacactccacattcggtgggtcatccacctcttgtggaatattatattatttcgcctacctacccctagtatttcttacctacccttgtttctcattgagccacatgtcatgattgtgttctcgtacatccatatggccttacctatataagcaggcctatattcattgtattggttaatccagttgatcatttgcatattgatgagaatacagtttgttcttgtcattcttttgtatctcttttatacttttcattgtgcccttaatcttggcaaaatctcacaacctTTGTAGCTCATTTAGCGAGTTAGCTTTTCTATACATGGAAGGTTATCAGAGGCTCCCTATTGAGAAAATGAGAAGGATAGAAAGACCTTGAAAGGTCTCCAATCCCTTGACTTAGACATGAAACTTCTACCTAGTAACAAATTCAATAGAAATTTATTATGTTACTTCTTAgttatttttgtatttattttcaaaGAATGGATTAAAGTAATTATATACTAACAAATGATCCAAGGATTATGTATTTTCATATTGATATAATACATATTTTGCAATTTATTTGAATGTCTTGGTCAAGGTTTGGATATCCAATGTTTGTATTATACAGAAGAGATAATAGGAAAATATTAAACATTTAGATGTGTTCAATAAGTTATTCAATGTATCTTGTTACGAATACAACACAATTAATAGATAACTTTATAATTTCTTTCAATTTTTAAGAAGAATGTATTTTAAGGAGGAGAAGAGACAAGAGTGGGTTATTTTGATTCCTTAGAAATAATGTTCAGTTTCCTCAGAAGCAACAACATCACGAAAAATAGTGAGATGGTCATGAACAACATCCTTCCACCAAGTTGAGAAAGACTTTTTATGAGCCCTACAAGAGCACTAAGAAGCCCTAATCACCTTGTTGTTTATAAGGACTAAGAAACATATAAAATATGTTAAATTGTTAAACTCTTGACACATATAGTTATTATCCATGCACCATCAAGTATGACACAAATGCCTACAAAGCATTATCCAATCTATATCTTAGATAAAAAACATAATTCGTATGCTACATAATCCTTGGATATCACATCCTAAATCTTTCATTAGATAATCCATAAAAATCTTATCTACAACCTAATAATCCTCCCCTCCTTACCATAACtctaggatgatgatgatgataatcatTAACAACCTAACAAACCTAACATTCTTTTGAAAAATAATGTGGCAATCATCTTATCCTTATGAGACATTATACTAAAAGGTTATATAGAGATATGGTATGGAGAAAATTCTTCTTTGTACAAATTAATCAATTTGAACACCGATACTCTACAACGTGGGCCACTGCACTAAGAAGAGAGTGTAACATATACTTTTCTCATTGCGTATTTGACTTGGCTTCCGTAAGGAGAAGCAATTTTTTATGCTAAcaatatttcaattataatttgAACCACATCTCAAATTTAACAAAATTGTTTTGCAGCGAACTAATATTGGTTTGTTTTACCGGTGATAAAGAACTAGCAAAATAACAGCTGCCATCGAATGACCATTCTGCCAGATCCACATACTTATCGTCAAAGAGAGTGGGCGCACCTCTTCGAGAgaattgcatttttcaaagtccACGCCTAATTATTATTCTAGATAAGCCAAAACAGCAGGCGGCTCCTCTATTTAGTCAAAGATGAGAAATAAACGTTCAAAACACTTGACCCCGCAGGCGAGCTATAAATATAGAACGGAGGAATAGAAGTTCTCCATAACCATGGCCTCGTTGAGGATTATCTCGTTGTGCACCGCATTGCTTCTATTGAGCATCTGCGCATCTGCGCAAGATGGGCAGGGGCTCATATCGTGCCTTCAACAAAAGGGCATTACAAACGTGACGACTTCTAATTCTTCCTCTGCATACGATTCTCTCTTGAGGTTTTCTCTGCAAAACCTGAGGTATACAGAACCAAGCGTGCGCAAACCATACGTGTTGATTCTGCCATACAAGAGAGAACAAGTGGTAGACTCGGTGCGGTGCTGCATCCAACACGGCTGGCAGATCGTTGTGCGGAGCGGAGGGCACAGCTACGAAGGTCTCTCCTCGACTTCCGACTCTCCCAATTTCGCTATCATCGACCTCATCAATTTCGACCATGTTACGGTCGACATGAAGTCGAAAACAGCGTGGGCAGAGGCGGGAGCAACGGTTGGACAGCTGTACTCCGCCATTGCAGGCGTTACAACAGACTACGGCTTCCCTGCGGGAGTGTGTCCTACGATGGGCACGGGCGGCCATTTCAGTGGCGGCGGAATGAGTTTGCTCTCCAGGAAATACGGGCTCGCCGCCGACAACATCATCGATGCGGTGCTTGTGGACGCAAATGGTAAGTTGTTGGACAGAAAGAGCATGGGAGAAGATCTCTTTTGGGCCCTCCGAGGCGGAAGTGGAGGCAGCTGGGGAGTCGTCGTTGCATGGAAAGTCCGGTTGGTGAGTGTGCCTCGCAAAGTAACGGTTTTCAATGTGCACAGAACGGGGCGAAGTAAGGTGACCGACCTGGTCTATCGGTGGCAATCCATTGCACCTTATTTGGAACGGGATTTTTTTATTCGCACCGTCATATCAGGCACCCAATTGCAAAGTGGCGAGAAGGACGTGACGCTCACCTTCAATGGAATGTATCTCGGCCCCCTCGATCAGCTGCTCAAAGTGGCTAACGAAAGTTTCCCCGAAATGGGAATCGTTGCTGGCGATTGCGAGGAGACGGACTGGATAGGCTCAATATCTTACACCGCATATACCAGTACGAGCCAGCTGGCTAACAGGACCAATTCCGGCAAAAACTActtcaaagcaaaatctgattTTGTATCGAGCCCCATATCGCCATCGGGGTTGGAGGGCGCATGGAAGTTCCTGGAAGAGGAGCTTAACGGTTATGTTATTTTTGCTCCGCTGGGTGGAAGAATGTACGAGATACCATCGTGGGAGATTCCATTTCCCCACAGGAAAGGATATTTGTACAACATACAATATCAAGTTACGTGGAGTGATAGCAGCAAGGATTCGGGCTTCATCGATTGGATCCGAAGATTTTACACATACATGACTCCTCATGTATCCAAAAATCCAAGGGGTGCCTATGTGAACTATTTAGATCTGGACTTGGGCACAGCTGTTAATGGAACAGCTAGCGTGGCAGAGGCAAGAGCTTGGGGTGAAAAGTATTTCGGAGGCAATTTCGACAGATTGGTGAAGGTAAAGACCAAATTTGACCCTAACAATGTTTTCAGGAATTCTCAGAGCATTCCTGTGAATAAGTGAGATATTTATATTCAGCCCCCCTGATTTATTATTTCCCTGTTTATTATAGTGTTGTTACTATGTTGCCAATTAACCTCTGACAAATAATTGTTTTTAATAACACATTATTACATTGTACGGACCGTCACCTGTCTTCCTTTTAACGCATTCCAAGATCTTGCTGGACTTTTTTCCTTTGTAACACAATCCATGCTCTTGCTTGATTAAGCCTTTTGAGTGATGTTCGCAGTTCAGAAATTTATGCAACTTTAAGTTGTTCATACAACTATGTTATTGTATCCAAATCATCTCACATTTATTAGCAAATCGAATAGATTAGGTTCTTCAAAAAGTTTGTCTCATTCTGAGTAAGAAGAAATTTGGTATTCTATATTTTCGAATCTGAGAAGTCTTTACCACCTATGCAACCGATCTATATATTGGGTTTCATTCACCCAATGGTTGGTTCCAAAATTATGAATTTGCCCATAACAAACGAATTATGAATTTGCCCATAACAAGGAATAGTATATAGCTAACTATTATTAAGATAATTCACACCACCACCTGGGTGTGGGGATGAGTGGGCATTGAAGGACGGccacataaaaaaaaattgtccgTTATGAATGCTGACTAGGTGCCCTCTAGTGTttctttattataatattttttgaattatataaaatataatttattttgttgGTTTATTAATTTATATACTTATGTAGATgtcttcaatttatttatttaaaaaaataaagatattgtgttagagttattttattttatgttaatatattaataattCAAATAGTAGAATTCTATCTATAttttttacttatttattttatatataactttttattttatttgattatattGTTTACTTTATTTTTATCTAAAGTACTTTTTTTATATTGTCTTatagttttgatttaaaaaaaaaaatatgtaactTATTTTTATATTTAcgtattttataataataattattgtgatttagttaattatttatttaaataaattataactaTCCTCTTATTTCTTCTTGATTAGTTAACTCATTCTTCAACTTAGCAAATTCTTCATTAGAAACTCATTAAGTAAATCAATTAATCCATACTTATCCTCTTGCAAATAAACTTATTTATCAAATTAGTAACTTCCTTGTCTAATTATCGATTTATTTtgtttaataaaat
This window harbors:
- the LOC131044108 gene encoding berberine bridge enzyme-like D-2, with translation MASLRIISLCTALLLLSICASAQDGQGLISCLQQKGITNVTTSNSSSAYDSLLRFSLQNLRYTEPSVRKPYVLILPYKREQVVDSVRCCIQHGWQIVVRSGGHSYEGLSSTSDSPNFAIIDLINFDHVTVDMKSKTAWAEAGATVGQLYSAIAGVTTDYGFPAGVCPTMGTGGHFSGGGMSLLSRKYGLAADNIIDAVLVDANGKLLDRKSMGEDLFWALRGGSGGSWGVVVAWKVRLVSVPRKVTVFNVHRTGRSKVTDLVYRWQSIAPYLERDFFIRTVISGTQLQSGEKDVTLTFNGMYLGPLDQLLKVANESFPEMGIVAGDCEETDWIGSISYTAYTSTSQLANRTNSGKNYFKAKSDFVSSPISPSGLEGAWKFLEEELNGYVIFAPLGGRMYEIPSWEIPFPHRKGYLYNIQYQVTWSDSSKDSGFIDWIRRFYTYMTPHVSKNPRGAYVNYLDLDLGTAVNGTASVAEARAWGEKYFGGNFDRLVKVKTKFDPNNVFRNSQSIPVNK